A window from Macaca nemestrina isolate mMacNem1 chromosome 8, mMacNem.hap1, whole genome shotgun sequence encodes these proteins:
- the LOC105483553 gene encoding cAMP-dependent protein kinase inhibitor alpha isoform X1: MKILKSLLCGYLVAMTDVETTYADFIASGRTGRRNAIHDILVSSASGNSNELALKLAGLDINKTEGEEDAQRSSTEQSGEAQGEAAKSES; the protein is encoded by the exons atgaagattttaaaa TCCCTGCTATGTGGATATTTGGTAGCAATGACTGATGTGGAAACTACGTATGCAGATTTTATTGCCTCAGGAAGAACAGGTAGAAGAAATGCAATACATGATATCCTGGTTTCCTCTGCAAGTGGCAACAGCAATGAATTAGCCTTGAAATTAGCAGGTCTTGATATCAACAAGACAG aaGGTGAAGAAGATGCGCAACGAAGTTCTACAGAACAAAGTGGGGAAGCCCAGGGAGAAGCAGCAAAATCTGAAAGCTAA
- the LOC105483553 gene encoding cAMP-dependent protein kinase inhibitor alpha isoform X2, which yields MTDVETTYADFIASGRTGRRNAIHDILVSSASGNSNELALKLAGLDINKTEGEEDAQRSSTEQSGEAQGEAAKSES from the exons ATGACTGATGTGGAAACTACGTATGCAGATTTTATTGCCTCAGGAAGAACAGGTAGAAGAAATGCAATACATGATATCCTGGTTTCCTCTGCAAGTGGCAACAGCAATGAATTAGCCTTGAAATTAGCAGGTCTTGATATCAACAAGACAG aaGGTGAAGAAGATGCGCAACGAAGTTCTACAGAACAAAGTGGGGAAGCCCAGGGAGAAGCAGCAAAATCTGAAAGCTAA